In the genome of Hevea brasiliensis isolate MT/VB/25A 57/8 chromosome 14, ASM3005281v1, whole genome shotgun sequence, the window atgagcttatcgagtccgaagcatgaaaGCTGGATATGGATGCCAATGATATAtgaatacagatggcatcaaagattagagaagtagttagaaaagtacttgaagagtctaaaggacatggaccaccctcaaaagagagatgacggtggaatgaggaagtacaaaaggtagtgaagagaaagaggaaatggtataagaaattacctaagtgtgataataatgaggcatatgaacagtacaagatagcaaagaaagagaaaaaaaaggcagttagtcaagcaagagcacaggcctttgaaaagttatatgagaaacttggaactaaagaatgagagaaagatatttatagattagcaaggagaagataaaagaaatgtcaagatctcaatcaagttaggtgcattaaggataaataagaaaaaatgttggtgaaagatgaggatattaaagaaagatggagaaattattttgatgatctctttaataatagtcaaaatggtaatagcatgaatatagactacatagcaatagaaaagaatgcgaattatactagaaggattagatctttaaaagtaaaggaagcacttaaaagaatgaaagtgggtaaagcctgtggacccaatggaataccaattgaagtgtaaaagtgtttgggagatataggagtggcatggttaactaaattatttaataagattctaaacttaaagaaaatgcctgatgaatggaggagtattttagtatctatttttaaaaataagggagacatacagagttgctcaaactaaaggaaaattaaactcatgagccatactatgaagttgtgggagagagttgtggaacatcgactacgtcatgatacttctatctcccccaatcaatttggcttcatgcctggtcgttcaactatggaagcaatctttctcattagaagcttgatggaggaatatagagatgtgaataaAGATCTATAcatgatttttatcgatttggagaaggcttatgatagtgttccaagagatgttttatgaagagtgttagaacaaaagaggatatctattgggtacatacaagtgttgaaagatatgtataaagaagcaactactattgtgcgtacagtgggaggggacacaagaaattttcttatctcagttggattacaccaaggttcagctgtaagcccttacatttttacattagttttagatgaattgacgaaacatatataagagagtatcccttggtgcatgatgtttgcggataatatagttctaatagatgagacgcgagaaggagtcaatagaaagctagagctttggagaagtactctagagtcaaagggctttaagttaagtagaacaaagataGAATACATGTATTGCCAGTTCAGTGAAGGTCGAACtagtgatagggaatgagttagtttggatggagtaatactgttccaaagtaatcactttaaatatctcggctcagtccttcaagtagatgggggatgtgaggaagatGTTATTCATAGGATTAAAACAGGATAGCTGAAATGGAGACGTACCACAGGAGTTTTATataatcgcaagattcccaataagttgaaaggaaaattttactgtacagctatacgaccggccatgttatatagtagtgagtgttgggcattgaaggagtcgtataCGTCTAAGAtaggagttgcagagatgagaatgttaaggtggatgagttgacatactagactagataaagtctgaaatgagagtattagagaaaaggtaggagtggtgccaattgaggataagttgagagaagggagattgaggtggtttggtcatattaagcgtagacatacggatgctccagttagacaagtagagcacattaggttagaggatagaaagaaaagaagaggtagacctaaattgacttagaggagagtagtacaacataacctagaagcattacacatttccgaggatttaacccaaaatcatttagagtggagaaagagaatctatatagccgacctcaaatttttgggataaaaacttaattgagttaagttcaGTTGAGTTGAGTTTCAAAAGCTTGCTCCATAAATTGATAAGTTATTCTACGATCTTGAAGATCAATGACATAATGTTTACATCAAGATCACACACCAACAAAGAAAGATCACGTACTGTAAAATGGAAGAGGATGGTTGTTAATCAGATAattgttgttatgatgtgaacTTCAAGGGCTGGAGCATAAGTATTTATCAAGGGGGAttctctattaatgttatgtttcTAGAGTATACTTGGAATTACTGAAGGTCATTGAGGTGAAGTGGAAATGTGAAATTTATGTGTTTTAATGCTGCTTCAAAGGATGATAGAATTTGCCAGTAATTTCTGTTCTACCTGCAATTTATTCGATATAATTCATATTAATTCAATAAGCTATAATatagaaaaaatattaaattatattattaaaataaaataataaataatccaaCCAAAGCATAAACGTGAAAGTGAACGAAAAGAAAAGTaatgtattattttttttcaaagttTAGCTATCCCTAATTTTAAAATAAAGCATACGATTTgtgctttttaatttaatttagccaATAAATGCAACATTCTAATAATCTTAATTTAATTtcacaagaaaaataaattatttctcCACAttaatacaaaaataatattttaccttctcgattaaaaaatattttataaaaaattaaatttattaagatgattagaaaaaaaaaatgcagttTCAATTTTACTTGGTGCGCCTGCTATTAAGAATGTGCATTACTCCAAGCAAACCGATTAAGTCCCTTTGAAAAGTGTTAAAATTGAAActaacaaaataaaatacaaagttAATATATTAAGTTTTACAATAAAATAGGTTGGATTTGGTTTGATAATTTAAGTTgtgctttttttaattttttttttaaattcatgcaataatttttaagattttttaGCTCAGCTCTTACttatacatatattaaaaaaaaaaaaaaaaaattctatgcaACGCATTTAATTTAAATTAGACTTCTTGATAATAAGTTTTTGCAAATTTCTTTACATACTATATCAAACATTTACTTATAGTAAATGTATCTTTAATAAGTATCGGTTTGGGTTACGTCAGTttggtaatttttaaaattaaaaccaaaccaaattataTCGGTTTATATAATTTCTAACCCATAAATTATAAGACTTAAATGAAAATcataaaattgaattaatttgggCTACGCTACTATGATAATTTTTAAAaccaaaatcaaattaaaatacatcgatttatataatttttaactcaTAAACAATATAACTCAAAtgaaaatcataaaaattaattcGGGTTAGTATGGTTTCATAGGTTTGGACGGTTTCATGTACACCAATTCTTGCTATCATATAAAATAGCTGTGTCAATGTTTTATAAATTGCTAATATGATATTAGCATGTCACATCAACACCACATAATATATAACACTATGTCAAAATATCATGTCACCATCATATTATATATAATGTCACGTTAACATCCCACGTCATGTATAGTACCACATCAGAATATCACATTAGTGTAATTTAACATCATTCATACCGCTAGTAATTTATATGCTAAGAAGTCAAAGCACAGTTACTAAAGCTTTGCCCcaatttttttatgtaaatttaattaaaatattaataaaaatgtgTGGTTTACTATCTTACCCTTCCTTTGCTTGCTTTACAGTAATCACCTACCATTATACTTCATGAGTTATGGTCTTCCTTTCCCATTCCAGCTTTGATCCAAACAAACCTAAAAAATTATAGAGGAGAAATCAATGATAACGGCACCTTGGAGGAGCTTTACCTTCAACTGCGAAGGGCTATGGGTACCATTCAATCTCTAGCCCTATTATTATTTGCCAATTGTTTCCATTCTTCTAGTCCTGGTTCCACTGCCTCACAAAAAGATTCACGTTTCTTCAGATTTAAGTTCAATCTGCTTCTTTTACGCACCTTGATGATGCCTTATCTTCCTTTAATAACATAATTCATATGCATCCTCTGCCTTCTAGAGTTGAATTTAATCGATTTTTATCTGCTCTTGTGAAAATGAAACAACATCACACTGTCTTTTCCTTGTCCAAAACTATTGAATTACTAGGGATCCCACATGATATTTATTCTCTAAATATCTTGATTAATTGCTTCTATTACTTGCACGTTGTGAATTTTGACTTCTCTATTTTGGGGAAAGTCCTCAAATTTGGATTGGAGCCTGACATTGTGACATTTACTACCTCAATCAATGGGCTTAGTATGAAGGGTCAAATCTATGAAGCAGTAGATTTTTTCGATGACATGGTTGGAGTAGGTTATCAACCTAATCTTCATACTTACAATGTTATAGTTAACGGGTTTTGTAAAtttgggaaagcaaatgtggctgTTGGATTGCTAAAGGGAATGGTTGAGAGAGGTTATGACCCAAATGTCATGACCTACATTGCAGTAATTGATGCTCTTTGCAAGGATAAGCTAGTTGTTGAGGCTTTAGACCTCTTCACTCAAATGATTCAAAGAGGTGTGGAGCCTAATGTGGTTACTTATAGCTGCTTAATTCATGGTCTTTGTAATTTAGGCAAACATAATCAAGCTCTGGCTTTGTTGAAAAAAATGGTGGGGCAAAACATATCACCTGATGATTTTACCTTCAACATATTGATTAACACTCTTTGCAAGAAACGATTGGTTTCAGATGCTCAAAGTATAATCAAGATAATGGTTCAAAGAGGTGTGAAGCCTAATGCGATCACCTATAGCACCATAGTTCATGGTCTGTGCTATTTAGGCAAAGCGAAGGAAGCTTTGGCATTGTTGAATGAAATGGTGAGGCAGAACATGTCACCAAATGTTCTTACCTTTAACATATCGATTGGCACTCTTTCTAAGGAAGGGATGGTTTCAGAGGGTCAAGGAATTGTCGATTTGATGGTTAAAAGGGGCATAAAGCCTGATTGCACTTACAACTCATTGATGGATGCATATTGCCTATATAGTCAAATGAATGATGCTAGAAAAATATTTGATATGATGGTAATTGATGGAATAGTTTATGTTTTTTGCTACAACACCTTGATTAATGGATATTACAAGAGCAGAAGGATAGATAATTCAAAGAAACTTTTTGATGAAATGCCTCAAAAAGGTTTAGTTCCTAATTCTGTTACCTTTAATACTCTTATAAAGGGCCTGTGGGAAGCTGGGAGGATGCAAACTGCACAAGAGCTTTTCAAGAACATGTGTTCTCATGGTCAGCGGCTAAATATAATAACTTTCTCAATTATGATTCATGGCTCATGCAAATTGGGGGACCTTAATGAGGCATTCACACTATTTAAAGCAATGGAAAATAGTAATTTGGAGCTTGATCTTATGATCTATAACATTTTGATCGATGGCATGTTTAAGGCTAGGAAGATTAATAATGCCAAGGACCTATTTTCTATTCTCTTTGAAAAAGGTTTACAGCctaatatttttacatatattgcGATGATAAAAGGACTTTGTAAAGAAGGATTACTAGATGAAGCATACAAGGTCTTTAGAGAAATGGAATGGGTTGGATGTTTACCGGATGATTGGTGTTATGATGTGATTATTCAAGGGTTTCTTAGGCATAAGGATGTACCAAGGGCATGTCAACTTATTAAAGAAATGGTTGGTAAGGGATTCTCTACCAATGCCACGACCATTGAATTGGTAATACATTTATTGCACAATGATGATCATATTTTGAGAAAACTATGAAACAAGTTTGAAGATTCTAAAGGTGTAAATATGAAGTGAGATTTTAACAATCAATGCCAGATCAACAAAAGCGTAAGATTTGTGTTGTGAGTTGTTGGTGCTTTAATCTTTCCCAACACTAGTGCAATTACAATGCTGCTAGTTGGTAGCTTTTTCTGTACTCTAGAAATTGTTTAGGATTAGTACTCATGATTTTAGGTTGTACATGCACATTAACATTTTGGATTCCATGTGTGATGGTAGAATGTGATGACTTGCAAACTTCCATTACAAGTCCTCTATTTCTCTCCCTATACAATGTTCATTTTTCTATGCTGTTCATGAATATATTATCTCTTTTTTTTACTTTATGCAATATTGGCGAGCGAAGAGCAAAGTCCTTCAATTTGGATATCTATTTAATTGGGAAATGTTCTACTATCTAATTTAAGGACACTATTGAGTTAAATTATGCTATAAGATTTGACTGTATCTTTCAGTTTAGCATCCACGAATGATAATTTTAATGGTGATAATTATTTCTAACTATAACCAAGTTGCAAAGgggatattaaataaattttagctGGTGCTTTCTTAAGTTACAATTATTTTCAGACTTTTTACGTTCTCTAAACCCAGAAGTGGTTTTTGTGATTTCAAACTTTGGTCCTGTTGAAAACCTATGCCTGGTTATTGAGAATTGATGATTGTAAATATAATGTTCCATGGTTCTACTAATATAATTGAGGCCCTTTATCAATCAAATTATGCGAGTCATATGATTTTTGCAAAGATGAAAATTTGTGAGGTGACAATAGTACGAGTTTGGATTTATGAACTTATTAGGCAAACTGTGCTTCCTTGGTGGTTCATAACTTTTCCTGTAAGTTTGGCATGAGACTTGCATTTCAAACTTGGAATTGCTTCTTTAGGTCATCCTGTCCACCTATTTTTTCCAGTGTTCTGTTATGATTTTAAGATTAATGATCAGAGGGTTCCTAAGCATGTTTTTAGCACCACTCGGTTATCCACTTCTTGAGAGAATGGCAGATTTCTTTAAATTGAAGGTCTCTGATGGAGTTCCATGTTAGGTTCTTGTTCAACAGAACCTTAGGTCTTCATAACATTTTTGAGAATTGCATGCATTATAATTTCATTCTGCTGGGATAAAGGATGCTAATAGTAGTTCTGAACGATATGTAGTTGTGCCATTCCTTTTGATATAAATGTGAATTTTCTTTTATGTTCATATTGACATGTGCGCTTAAGCTACCTTAGGCATCTAATTTAGTTTCTATAGGACTATGCACTTAACATGTTGCCTAGTGTCCCATATGTCAAAATGCCTTATATTTAAGTATTTCTGCTTTGCCTGCATGTGAATGAATTGACATGAATAGCCTGTCTCTTTCCTTAAGAAACCTCCAGTTCttctgaaggagtggaagcatgtaaattgttagattagaacattgaattcaaaaattttcttctagggtttcatgcatcatgccacatccattatgtgcctaattgatctcaatgttcaattgcatattaaaacacttttaatatgtattaggatctatgtttgccatttaagatttttgaattaacaaattaattcattagaaccctagattaaaagaataatatgtgcactaaccttttgatgcactatagacGTAATTGGtaccctctagcttgttcacaccaagatcaccaatgacaacccctaaaccagcttcttaagccttgccaaccaattagaaattagggatttgcctttagagaggtagtagatgtgtataggacactagaaacaatttgtagcaattttaattcaaaggaatatgggcaattctttttgaattgatgagagaagatgaagagaggagaaagAGCTATAGGTAGCAGCACACTTGAGGGAATAAGAAGAGtgtgtttatttttctttcttttcccttttataattaggtcatcacttaaaacccttgccacatgtcatcacctgattgcatcttaattgtaattgacctaatcacattaagccaagtgtcaaagctagatttaatcttgactttgatcaccttgcatgataggaagacaaatggcaaacttatatggtgccatgtgttaccatctcatggtgccacatgtcaccctatgaaatgaccaaattacccttatgttgtaattttgagttctcaacccaaaatcattatttctcctcttctaattaatttatatcaaatataaattaattaattaattaatctctattaattaatttctcataattaaattcatatttaaatactttaaatataaatttaacttatactatacatccaataacctagatttggtttcaagtcatgctagggactttacaatctaattacaaaccaaacctatttaattaatcaattaaactctttaattaatcaattaaatcacatttaacttgttgattacttgtgcatgtgtgtgactcactagactcatcactaattggcaatgagatatgatatcaactcttaatattatcagaactttttcttaccataaatgatttctctaaatcatcttaggcacctcatagaccatggttaacacctagcataacatgccatggccacccaatcagtaataaggaataccttaaatgaacctataatcatatgttaccatgcactaaaatctctttgttacaaaatccaaactcgagttggagtcatggtttatgtcaaaccccatttgctatgaatattatgttctcttttaattccaattcttgattaaaaagattttcttgtcagaaactcttttttgactaaatctgtctgtcctggccaggaacttgaaacatcaagaacaattaaatgaacaaaggattttatccctatttacttagggtaacagattctatcttgattaacacctacctctatatataactagtaggagctaacacatgcctatatacccatgcacagtacaagtatgaaagtagtatcaaactcaaaccacctatatacaagataactatgctatctcaggtctaaagattatatgcactaatatgatttatgataatgcattaacaagagtaaactccatgtgcttgtcataagtgtcactggttcggcctacttatcatgcataagtgtctttcatatttgttatatggcatgagactcaccattccatcttatttacatctcatataaataacttgggaacaaacatgatcacaatctttctagataagtcatgtccttattgtgaagtatcctcgattgtgaaccaatttatgatactttgtgctagaaatactgtcactcatattcttaacaacttaagaatagaatttctaacaaaata includes:
- the LOC110655978 gene encoding pentatricopeptide repeat-containing protein At1g62590-like, which encodes MKGQIYEAVDFFDDMVGVGYQPNLHTYNVIVNGFCKFGKANVAVGLLKGMVERGYDPNVMTYIAVIDALCKDKLVVEALDLFTQMIQRGVEPNVVTYSCLIHGLCNLGKHNQALALLKKMVGQNISPDDFTFNILINTLCKKRLVSDAQSIIKIMVQRGVKPNAITYSTIVHGLCYLGKAKEALALLNEMVRQNMSPNVLTFNISIGTLSKEGMVSEGQGIVDLMVKRGIKPDCTYNSLMDAYCLYSQMNDARKIFDMMVIDGIVYVFCYNTLINGYYKSRRIDNSKKLFDEMPQKGLVPNSVTFNTLIKGLWEAGRMQTAQELFKNMCSHGQRLNIITFSIMIHGSCKLGDLNEAFTLFKAMENSNLELDLMIYNILIDGMFKARKINNAKDLFSILFEKGLQPNIFTYIAMIKGLCKEGLLDEAYKVFREMEWVGCLPDDWCYDVIIQGFLRHKDVPRACQLIKEMVGKGFSTNATTIELVIHLLHNDDHILRKL